The region CTTCTGGCGTTTTACTCAGTATGAGAAGTCATCAGACTCATCTACATAATGCCCGTTATGTCGTCTATCAGATCTGAAACCGTAGTTTCTCTCTCAAAGTGTGAAAGAGTTTCCTACTTAATTTCTGCTAAACTCTCGCCATGACGATAGGCAAGATCAGCGTGAGTCTGGAGCAGCCGCTGCTGGATTTTCTGGTGCAGTATCAGGAGAGCCATCAGGTTCGTTCCAAATCCGAAGTGGTGGCTCGGGCCATCATGTTGCTGCGTGACCAATCCCTCGAAGCTCAGTACGCGCAGGCGTTGACCGAGTGGGATGAGAGTGGCGAAGCGGAAGTCTGGGACGTGGCTGTAAGCGACGGACTCGAGGGCCACGATGCGGCGCGGTGACATTTATGTCGCCGATCTTGGTGCGGCCCGGTCTGGTGGAGCGAACAAACACCGTCCGGTGGTCATCGTCAGTGCCGACAGCCTCAACCGCACGGTGGCCCGGCTCGGTGCAGGAGCGGTGACCATCGTGCCACTGACCAGCAACGTCACCCGCGTCTACGACTTTCAGGTGCTGCTCCTAGCAGAGGAGACGGGCCTTGAGCAGGACAGCAAAGCCCAGGCCGAGCAGATTCGCACGATTAGCTTTGCTCGTCTGAGCAAAGCGCCAGTGGGTCAGGTGCCTGCCACCTTGCTGGGCCGTCTGGACGCCGCACTCCGACTGCATCTGGCGCTGTGAAAAATGGGGGAGTTCTTGGTGAAAAGGGGAAGACTCTTGTTCCTCTTCTCCGTCGCTCTGACTTTGGAGTGCCGAAGTGAGCTACGACCTGGTGTTGGCGACGGTCAGCCTTGAGGCTTCAGCTGAGCGTCTGGTGCAGCTCGATCCGGCTGAGCGGCGACGCCGGACTGTCG is a window of Deinococcus detaillensis DNA encoding:
- a CDS encoding antitoxin: MTIGKISVSLEQPLLDFLVQYQESHQVRSKSEVVARAIMLLRDQSLEAQYAQALTEWDESGEAEVWDVAVSDGLEGHDAAR
- a CDS encoding type II toxin-antitoxin system PemK/MazF family toxin, with product MRRGDIYVADLGAARSGGANKHRPVVIVSADSLNRTVARLGAGAVTIVPLTSNVTRVYDFQVLLLAEETGLEQDSKAQAEQIRTISFARLSKAPVGQVPATLLGRLDAALRLHLAL